One part of the Mariniblastus fucicola genome encodes these proteins:
- a CDS encoding YbaB/EbfC family nucleoid-associated protein, producing MFKGLGNLGNIAGMIKQAQEMGPKMQEAQEKLKQLSVTGTAGGGMVTVHADGQGTITKVEVDPVITEKADFEMLLDLLPAAINQASLKAKELHVEQMQEITGDLPLPGGLEDTLKNFLSPGDK from the coding sequence ATGTTTAAAGGACTCGGAAACCTCGGCAACATCGCGGGCATGATCAAACAGGCTCAGGAAATGGGCCCGAAAATGCAGGAAGCCCAGGAGAAACTGAAACAGCTTTCCGTGACCGGAACGGCGGGTGGCGGCATGGTCACCGTTCACGCTGACGGCCAGGGAACGATCACAAAAGTCGAAGTCGACCCGGTCATCACCGAGAAAGCGGATTTCGAAATGTTGCTTGATCTGCTTCCCGCCGCAATCAATCAGGCATCGCTGAAAGCCAAAGAGCTGCACGTCGAGCAGATGCAGGAGATCACAGGTGACTTGCCACTTCCCGGCGGCCTCGAAGATACGCTGAAGAACTTCCTGTCACCCGGCGACAAGTAG
- a CDS encoding DUF167 domain-containing protein yields the protein MSPIRIPIKVVPGASRTQIAGWLGDALKVRVSEPPEKGKANKAVCKLVAGKLGLSADSVQVVGGSTSARKVIEIEGVSASEFEAAFPK from the coding sequence ATGTCACCGATTCGAATTCCCATCAAAGTCGTCCCAGGAGCCTCCCGCACTCAAATCGCAGGCTGGCTGGGCGACGCACTGAAAGTCCGGGTGAGCGAACCGCCGGAAAAGGGGAAAGCCAACAAAGCGGTCTGCAAGCTGGTCGCAGGGAAGCTTGGTCTGTCAGCCGACTCGGTCCAGGTGGTCGGCGGGTCGACATCTGCCCGCAAAGTCATCGAAATCGAGGGAGTGTCGGCATCAGAATTTGAGGCCGCGTTCCCCAAGTGA
- a CDS encoding rhamnulokinase has product MNSSLKYLAVDLGGESGRVVSGAFDGKTVEVEELHRFATGGIEVDSTLRWDIHRIWQGIQAGLQTANKKYDKIESVGVDSWGVDYVLLDDNEQLVELPYHYRDRRNIGTLDQITEIVPKSELFATTGIQFMEINTLCQLFAGQRCGDALNKSQHLLTIADYFHWCLCGSKTIEFTFATTTQCFDPVKRNWATSLLDRLKIPTHMLPEVVSPGTNLGNVRESVQKQTGIGKVPVIAPATHDTASAVVAVPVATSSAKNWAYISSGTWSLVGLEVDTPVISAEALMANVTNEGGVDGTWRLLKNVMGLWLVQRLRLAFSSRGFEASYEKLTELAGQATSAGCFIDPDDPSFLNPPNMEEAIFRFCNETGQAPPADEGEMVKCVLESLALRYSQVLKEVSALAKTRIDVIHVVGGGCKNILLNQYIAGATQLPVVAGPSEATALGNLMIQCKSAGKIGTLGDVRTVIRDSVELIEFEPTALTYWQDALVKFEGLCKKRNSQNVAQASGLSELN; this is encoded by the coding sequence TTGAATAGCAGTCTTAAGTATCTGGCCGTTGATCTTGGCGGCGAAAGTGGCCGCGTGGTTTCGGGGGCATTTGATGGGAAAACAGTCGAGGTTGAAGAGCTGCATCGATTCGCAACGGGCGGCATAGAAGTTGATTCGACTTTGCGATGGGACATTCATCGAATATGGCAAGGAATCCAAGCGGGCCTGCAAACTGCCAATAAGAAGTATGACAAGATCGAAAGTGTCGGCGTTGATTCTTGGGGCGTCGACTATGTGCTGCTCGATGACAATGAGCAGTTGGTTGAGCTCCCCTATCACTATCGGGACCGGCGAAACATCGGCACGTTGGATCAGATCACTGAGATTGTGCCCAAGTCCGAACTGTTTGCGACCACTGGCATTCAGTTCATGGAGATCAACACGCTTTGCCAGCTCTTTGCCGGCCAGAGATGCGGCGATGCACTCAATAAATCACAACATCTGCTGACGATTGCGGATTACTTTCATTGGTGCCTCTGTGGTTCAAAAACTATTGAATTCACTTTCGCCACAACGACGCAATGCTTTGATCCGGTCAAAAGAAATTGGGCGACATCGCTCCTGGATCGTTTGAAAATCCCAACTCATATGCTGCCGGAAGTTGTTAGCCCCGGGACAAACCTTGGCAACGTTCGGGAGTCAGTCCAGAAGCAAACTGGAATAGGAAAAGTCCCCGTCATTGCACCCGCAACGCACGACACTGCGTCTGCGGTGGTTGCCGTGCCTGTCGCGACTTCCAGCGCAAAAAACTGGGCCTACATTAGTTCTGGGACTTGGTCGCTTGTTGGTTTGGAAGTTGATACGCCAGTCATTTCTGCGGAAGCACTGATGGCAAATGTGACGAACGAAGGTGGAGTCGACGGAACCTGGAGACTGCTCAAAAACGTCATGGGGCTATGGCTAGTGCAGCGACTGCGTTTGGCATTTTCATCGCGAGGCTTTGAGGCCAGCTACGAAAAACTCACCGAACTGGCTGGCCAAGCGACTTCAGCCGGATGCTTCATCGATCCTGACGACCCGTCGTTCCTGAACCCACCGAACATGGAAGAAGCAATCTTTCGGTTCTGCAATGAGACGGGACAAGCTCCGCCTGCGGACGAAGGTGAGATGGTTAAGTGCGTGCTAGAAAGTCTCGCCCTTCGATACAGCCAAGTATTGAAAGAAGTGTCTGCTCTGGCAAAAACCAGAATCGATGTCATCCATGTGGTTGGCGGAGGCTGCAAGAACATTTTGCTGAATCAATATATCGCTGGCGCAACGCAACTGCCGGTCGTTGCAGGTCCGAGCGAGGCAACCGCACTCGGGAACCTGATGATTCAATGCAAGTCAGCCGGGAAGATTGGCACCCTGGGTGATGTTCGCACCGTGATCCGCGATTCGGTTGAGCTGATCGAATTCGAGCCCACGGCTCTCACGTATTGGCAAGATGCGCTTGTGAAGTTCGAAGGCCTTTGCAAAAAACGCAACTCTCAGAATGTTGCCCAAGCAAGTGGTCTGTCAGAGCTGAATTGA
- a CDS encoding IS630 family transposase (programmed frameshift): protein MKTKSERFVVDLTDSERHLLKDLIRKGGKSVSVLGRARVLLKADQGKTDQENAEFSGVSLSTVFRIRRRFVEEGLESAVFRKNTGKRIYRKLDGKAEATLIATACSEAPEGRSRWTLRLLADRLIALEVVDSVSHECVRETLKKNELKPHLKEQWVIPPEKNAEFVAAMEDVLEVYQRPYDAKRPVVCLDETSKQLVGETRTPIPAKPGTPAREDYEYKRNGVANLFMLFEPLAGWRHVEVTDRRTKVDFAHVVKKLVDELDPDAEKIVLVMDNLNTHKPGSLYEAFEPQEARRLIEKLEIHYTPKHGSWLNMAETELASLAKQCLNRRIPTKKTLEKQVAAWNRGRNESEATVDWQFKTDDARIKLKKLYPSIQL, encoded by the exons ATGAAAACGAAGTCAGAACGTTTTGTTGTTGATTTGACTGATAGCGAACGTCATTTACTCAAAGACTTGATTCGCAAAGGCGGTAAGTCGGTTTCTGTTCTTGGTCGAGCTCGCGTTCTGCTCAAAGCCGACCAGGGAAAGACTGATCAGGAGAACGCAGAGTTTTCCGGAGTGAGCCTTTCGACGGTATTTCGCATTCGTCGGCGGTTCGTCGAAGAGGGGTTGGAGTCGGCAGTGTTTCGCAAGAACACTGGCAAGCGAATTTATCGTAAGCTTGACGGTAAAGCTGAGGCGACGTTGATTGCAACTGCATGTAGTGAAGCTCCCGAGGGCAGAAGTCGGTGGACATTGCGTTTGCTTGCTGATCGTCTGATCGCTTTGGAAGTTGTCGACTCGGTCAGCCACGAGTGTGTCCGCGAGACGCTGA AAAAAAACGAACTCAAGCCTCACTTGAAGGAGCAGTGGGTGATCCCTCCCGAGAAGAACGCTGAATTCGTAGCTGCCATGGAAGATGTCCTTGAGGTGTATCAACGCCCCTACGACGCCAAACGTCCTGTTGTGTGTCTTGACGAAACGAGCAAGCAACTCGTTGGCGAAACTCGAACTCCAATCCCCGCCAAGCCGGGCACTCCAGCTCGAGAGGACTACGAATACAAACGCAACGGTGTTGCGAACCTGTTTATGCTTTTTGAGCCACTGGCAGGGTGGCGCCACGTCGAGGTGACCGATCGACGAACGAAAGTTGACTTCGCCCATGTCGTCAAGAAACTTGTTGACGAGCTTGATCCTGACGCGGAGAAAATTGTCTTGGTCATGGATAACCTCAACACCCACAAGCCTGGCTCACTGTACGAGGCCTTTGAACCGCAGGAGGCTCGTCGGTTGATCGAGAAGTTGGAAATCCACTATACGCCCAAACACGGCAGCTGGCTCAACATGGCCGAAACCGAACTGGCTTCTTTGGCAAAGCAATGTCTCAACAGGCGAATCCCAACCAAAAAGACACTTGAAAAACAGGTTGCAGCCTGGAACCGTGGAAGAAACGAGTCGGAAGCAACCGTTGATTGGCAATTCAAAACTGACGATGCAAGAATAAAACTAAAGAAGCTTTACCCATCAATTCAGCTCTGA